The Niastella koreensis GR20-10 genome includes a window with the following:
- a CDS encoding fibronectin type III domain-containing protein has product MNYKILGNRRKVRQNELAVLSRCVVDKMENNPVFPDPPAALAQLKKIIPEYQLSLAHATGRDKEMVAVKDNNKDIIHNLLDELAAYVTEICKGDRSLLLSSGFDITEEGAAGSPPSIKKLEVILGEPGEVTIRIKNATGAVAFIFEYTTEPPGPNTIWKSIGSSLRSYTIKGLTSDKRYWFRGIAIGRGELLAYSPVVTRVIQ; this is encoded by the coding sequence ATGAATTACAAGATCCTGGGTAACCGCAGGAAAGTTCGCCAGAATGAACTGGCTGTCCTTAGCAGGTGTGTGGTAGATAAAATGGAAAACAACCCGGTTTTTCCCGATCCGCCTGCAGCCCTCGCCCAACTAAAAAAAATAATCCCTGAGTATCAGCTCTCTCTTGCCCATGCCACCGGGCGGGATAAGGAAATGGTGGCTGTAAAAGATAACAACAAGGATATTATACACAATCTGTTAGATGAACTAGCCGCCTATGTAACCGAGATCTGCAAAGGCGACAGGTCCTTATTATTGAGCAGTGGATTCGACATAACCGAAGAAGGCGCCGCAGGTTCGCCACCGAGCATTAAGAAACTGGAGGTTATCCTGGGTGAACCGGGCGAAGTAACTATCCGTATTAAAAATGCTACCGGAGCTGTAGCTTTTATATTTGAATATACAACCGAACCACCCGGCCCTAATACGATCTGGAAAAGCATAGGAAGCTCACTGCGCTCCTATACTATAAAAGGGCTTACCTCCGACAAGCGGTACTGGTTCCGCGGAATTGCCATTGGCCGTGGTGAATTGCTGGCTTACTCGCCAGTGGTTACGAGGGTGATACAGTAA
- a CDS encoding MerR family transcriptional regulator, protein MDNYSVKKLSGLAGVSVRTLHLYDKMGLLKPSVRTAAGYRLYGENELLRLQQILFYRELDFPLKDIQTILDDPAFDLVQALEAHKKALLARKERINTLVGTIEKTLVTLKNNTMLRVEDLYEGIPREKMEAYRTEAMTKWGKQAVLEVEDSLRSFSKEEMEAMKTELNELTNRLAALMNGDLTSREVQECIARRYQIILRLTGGKIEMGKLEYFRKLGELYVADNRYTPVNGLPSMELALFIKDATDHYIKTQEV, encoded by the coding sequence ATGGACAACTATTCTGTAAAAAAGCTTTCGGGTCTGGCAGGTGTTAGCGTGCGCACCTTACACCTGTATGACAAAATGGGCTTATTAAAACCTTCTGTACGTACTGCGGCCGGGTACAGGCTGTACGGCGAAAATGAACTGTTGCGTTTACAGCAGATCCTTTTTTATCGGGAACTCGATTTTCCATTGAAAGACATCCAAACCATTCTGGATGATCCTGCATTTGACCTGGTGCAGGCATTGGAAGCTCACAAAAAAGCGCTGTTGGCCCGGAAGGAAAGAATAAACACATTGGTTGGTACCATTGAAAAAACATTGGTAACACTAAAAAACAACACTATGTTACGGGTTGAAGATTTATACGAAGGCATTCCACGCGAAAAGATGGAAGCTTACAGAACCGAAGCCATGACAAAATGGGGTAAGCAAGCCGTTTTGGAGGTGGAAGACTCTTTGCGAAGTTTCAGTAAAGAAGAAATGGAAGCAATGAAAACAGAGTTGAATGAGTTGACGAACCGGTTGGCCGCGCTCATGAATGGCGACCTCACCAGCAGGGAAGTACAGGAATGTATTGCCCGGCGGTACCAGATCATTCTTCGGTTAACCGGTGGAAAAATTGAAATGGGCAAACTGGAGTATTTCAGAAAACTGGGTGAACTGTATGTGGCGGACAATCGTTATACCCCTGTAAATGGACTGCCCAGCATGGAACTGGCGCTTTTTATAAAAGACGCCACTGACCATTATATTAAAACGCAGGAAGTATAA
- a CDS encoding ABC transporter permease, with the protein MLKNYFITAWRNLRRHSIFSFINISGLALSFTAVWLIALFVAHELSYDRYHQKANRIYRVVSHGKWGTEKFDITGTSGYTAAAMKKDFPEVEDAVRIHAEGGGILTYEEKIIKEDAIFFSDPSFFTIFTWHFLAGNTHALEKPNSIVLTKSLAAKLVPDPVSALNKTVKMDNTLYTVTGVIDDVPDNSHFSFKAVRSFPPDFISDWGRQEHYTYILLKQHADVNRLRAKLPVFVIKYLTINAVNIHFSLELQPLTSIHLQSHLAYELGYNHDIKYTYVISIVGLLVLLIALINYINITTARASIRLREVAVRKIIGSNGKNLIGLFLTESFLTIFCAATISLVLVMLTMPLFNYVTGKQLSIWQFGITPTASCILTFCGITGFIGGWYPAFFLSKFKTIPALKNQLGDVKGQTIFRKSLVLFQFAITVVMITTSLIIYLQLSFMLNTDLGFNKKQLLTFHLDSRAVRTRVEALRTELLQNPMVKAVASASNPIGNNDIGMTDYSVEKNGVFDQRSNLAYIMNIDPDFIPAMQIKLLEGRNFSKQLASDSQAVMVNEAFVKKQGWTSAMGKRVSRGKDSTGKLFTANIVGVVKDFHIYSLQHEIGPMVIELPHQVYDQDNVYVRIDERNTAQTIKYIENTFRKFDAASPFEYHFLDKNFAAQYEAEQKQGKILLGFTILAIVISCLGLFGLITFTVGKRVKEIGIRKVLGASVQNTVLLLTKSLLQVVLISLLLAVPVSWLISSKWLEDFAYRIQLQWWMFTLAGIISLIIAFATLSVQAIKAAMANPVKSLRME; encoded by the coding sequence ATGCTAAAAAATTACTTCATAACTGCCTGGCGGAACCTGAGAAGACATTCCATTTTTTCCTTTATTAATATCTCAGGCCTGGCATTGAGTTTTACCGCGGTATGGCTGATAGCGCTTTTTGTGGCGCATGAATTGAGCTACGATCGGTATCACCAAAAAGCCAATCGCATCTACCGGGTAGTCTCTCACGGGAAATGGGGTACGGAGAAGTTTGATATCACGGGAACTTCCGGCTATACCGCTGCGGCCATGAAAAAAGATTTTCCCGAAGTAGAAGATGCCGTTCGTATTCATGCCGAAGGTGGTGGCATTCTTACCTATGAAGAAAAAATCATTAAAGAAGATGCGATCTTTTTTTCAGACCCTTCCTTCTTTACCATTTTTACCTGGCATTTTCTGGCAGGCAATACGCATGCGTTGGAAAAACCTAACAGCATTGTGCTTACCAAATCACTTGCGGCCAAACTGGTACCGGATCCTGTATCGGCACTGAACAAAACAGTGAAAATGGATAACACCCTGTACACTGTTACGGGTGTTATCGATGATGTGCCTGATAACTCCCACTTTAGTTTCAAGGCTGTACGTTCCTTTCCTCCCGATTTTATTTCCGATTGGGGCAGGCAGGAACACTATACCTATATTCTCCTGAAACAACATGCAGACGTTAACCGGCTTCGCGCCAAGCTGCCGGTTTTTGTGATAAAATATCTTACTATCAATGCGGTTAATATCCATTTCTCCTTAGAACTGCAACCCCTGACGTCTATTCATTTGCAATCGCACCTGGCATACGAATTGGGCTACAACCACGATATAAAATACACCTATGTGATCTCGATCGTAGGATTATTGGTGCTTCTTATCGCCCTCATCAATTATATCAATATCACAACTGCCCGCGCCTCCATCCGATTGCGGGAAGTAGCTGTGAGAAAGATCATCGGTTCAAACGGAAAAAACCTGATCGGACTGTTTTTAACAGAATCGTTTCTTACCATCTTTTGTGCGGCCACCATCAGCCTGGTGTTGGTAATGCTAACCATGCCGTTGTTCAATTATGTTACCGGCAAACAATTATCCATCTGGCAATTCGGCATAACGCCTACAGCGTCATGTATACTCACATTTTGTGGTATCACGGGTTTTATTGGCGGCTGGTACCCGGCGTTCTTTCTGTCGAAGTTTAAAACAATCCCGGCGTTGAAAAATCAGTTGGGTGATGTAAAGGGACAAACCATCTTCCGCAAATCACTCGTGCTTTTTCAATTTGCCATAACGGTAGTGATGATCACTACCTCGCTGATCATTTATTTGCAGTTGAGTTTTATGTTGAATACCGATCTTGGGTTCAATAAAAAACAACTCCTAACCTTTCACCTGGATTCAAGAGCCGTGCGCACCCGGGTAGAAGCGCTTCGTACCGAACTGTTACAAAACCCAATGGTGAAGGCTGTTGCCTCGGCAAGCAATCCGATAGGCAACAATGATATCGGCATGACGGATTACAGCGTTGAAAAGAATGGCGTATTTGACCAACGTAGTAACCTGGCATATATAATGAATATCGATCCTGATTTCATTCCGGCTATGCAGATCAAATTACTGGAAGGACGTAATTTCTCGAAACAGCTGGCATCCGACTCCCAGGCTGTAATGGTGAACGAAGCCTTTGTTAAAAAACAGGGCTGGACCTCTGCTATGGGTAAAAGAGTTTCAAGGGGCAAAGATTCAACGGGCAAATTATTTACTGCCAATATCGTTGGGGTGGTAAAGGATTTTCATATTTATTCCCTGCAGCATGAAATAGGCCCCATGGTAATTGAATTGCCCCACCAGGTGTATGACCAGGATAATGTATATGTTAGAATCGATGAACGTAATACTGCCCAAACCATAAAATATATCGAGAACACTTTTAGAAAATTCGACGCCGCCTCGCCTTTTGAATATCATTTCCTCGACAAAAACTTTGCTGCGCAATATGAGGCTGAACAAAAACAGGGAAAGATACTGTTAGGATTTACCATTCTTGCCATCGTTATTTCCTGTTTGGGTTTATTTGGATTAATCACTTTTACGGTAGGAAAACGGGTGAAAGAGATCGGGATCCGAAAAGTATTAGGAGCAAGTGTTCAAAACACGGTGCTGCTGCTCACCAAAAGTTTGTTACAGGTGGTACTCATTTCCCTGCTATTGGCAGTACCGGTTTCCTGGCTGATCTCGAGTAAATGGCTCGAAGATTTCGCTTACCGCATTCAATTGCAATGGTGGATGTTTACCCTGGCAGGAATTATTTCTCTCATCATTGCATTTGCTACCTTAAGCGTGCAGGCAATAAAAGCAGCGATGGCCAATCCCGTGAAGAGTTTAAGAATGGAATAA